In Panicum virgatum strain AP13 chromosome 4N, P.virgatum_v5, whole genome shotgun sequence, a single window of DNA contains:
- the LOC120669310 gene encoding RING-H2 finger protein ATL39-like — translation MASHSGRTTITSPEHHPPTKATVIFSFRLHGHRAFIAVIVLFCKYRVRGRAPVTAAVAAGNSPGERRAGVDIAKLPGFAYNKSARRSYIKPLLAPHDSVCSCVDVRRLPLCKNLYHVKCIDMCLASHTTCPLCRADVEPPEEEDPAAAPAEPQQELPV, via the exons ATGGCTTCTCATTCCGGCAGAACAACCATAACATCGCCAGAGCACCACCCGCCGACGAAAGCGACGGTGATATTCAGCTTCCGGCTTCACGGGCATCGCGCCTTCATTGCAGTCATCGTACTGTTCTGCAAGTACCGCGTCCGCGGCCGAGCGCCGGTCACTGCCGCCGTGGCAGCAGGCAACAGTCCGGGGGAGCGCCGCGCCGGCGTGGACATCGCCAAGCTGCCGGGGTTCGCGTACAACAAGTCTGCAAG GAGGAGCTACATCAAGCCCCTACTCGCACCGCACGATTCAGTGTGTTCGTGTGTTGACGTGCGGCGGCTGCCCCTGTGCAAGAACCTGTACCACGTGAAGTGCATCGACATGTGTCTGGCTTCGCACACGACGTGCCCTCTCTGCCGGGCGGACGTCGAGccgccggaggaagaagacccggcggccgcgccggcggagcCGCAGCAGGAGCTGCCGGTGTAG